One window from the genome of [Clostridium] celerecrescens 18A encodes:
- a CDS encoding diguanylate cyclase, which translates to MNKFIFENIYKDINIPVIVCEDGDDMMVSFANREAYLLLNPSIILDKPDADSSLHIPLRQLMRFQNEGDQDNIRQTLEHASSLSQYSLKLMSPEAGVIPVKIAANIANLEESKYIIIYIYYDESDCDLSNEYNDILAYVLNTSYHSTDINQAVQMILSRVGEYIGVSRVYIFEDLFNNYTRNTYEWCAPGVEPAIQDLQNLCKDDYSYDIIVDPSGLYVSDDVSTLTEKDRAILEPQGIKALAILPLFQQDMSIGFIGYDDCVKTRLWSYKELMFLKGVGSVISSLIIRRNEETEIIRSYEVLQTISDNIDSIIYVNDMETFELKFVNRTLSEQLGVKSEGLLGRKCWEVLQKGMNGPCPFCPIPKLQYNGCAPDKGVKEYEHQNTITGNWYWVKDSVIRWVDGTLAHFEVAIDITLRKKYEEQLHYFASTDVLTGVSNREWGVKMLHKTHGAIQLTKPAASLCFIDMDGLKPINDIYGHAVGDEAINTVARAISRRIRKEDMVCRWGGDEFLVLLACDVMNADAVIREIQEDLKAKSGNDTGHSLSFSYGIVDFTMFDSVEAAVAAADSSMYNNKNSKYSRIRDGR; encoded by the coding sequence TTGAACAAGTTTATTTTTGAAAATATTTATAAAGATATAAATATCCCTGTCATTGTATGTGAGGACGGAGATGATATGATGGTATCCTTTGCCAACCGGGAAGCATATCTGCTTCTTAACCCGTCAATCATTTTGGATAAACCTGACGCAGATTCCTCCTTACATATTCCTCTCCGCCAATTAATGCGTTTTCAGAATGAAGGGGATCAGGATAATATCCGGCAGACGCTCGAACATGCCAGCTCTCTTAGCCAGTACTCATTAAAACTGATGTCACCTGAAGCGGGAGTTATTCCCGTAAAAATTGCCGCAAACATTGCAAACCTTGAAGAGTCGAAATATATCATAATATACATATATTATGACGAATCAGACTGTGATTTGTCGAATGAATATAATGATATTTTAGCCTATGTTTTGAATACATCTTACCACTCCACGGATATAAATCAGGCTGTGCAGATGATTCTATCCCGAGTGGGTGAATATATTGGTGTCAGCCGTGTGTATATTTTTGAGGATCTTTTTAATAATTACACACGCAATACCTATGAGTGGTGCGCACCGGGCGTAGAACCTGCGATACAGGATTTACAAAACCTATGCAAAGATGACTATAGCTATGATATCATAGTAGACCCCTCTGGCCTGTATGTTTCCGATGATGTAAGTACGCTTACTGAAAAGGACAGGGCCATACTGGAGCCGCAGGGAATCAAAGCGCTTGCTATACTGCCGTTATTCCAACAGGATATGTCGATAGGATTTATCGGCTATGACGACTGCGTTAAAACACGGCTATGGAGCTACAAAGAGCTGATGTTTTTAAAAGGGGTAGGCAGTGTCATATCCTCATTAATTATCAGGCGCAACGAGGAAACTGAGATTATCCGCAGCTATGAGGTACTGCAGACGATCAGCGACAATATTGACTCTATCATCTATGTAAATGATATGGAAACCTTTGAACTTAAATTTGTCAACAGGACCCTTTCCGAACAACTGGGTGTTAAATCGGAAGGACTGTTGGGCAGAAAATGCTGGGAGGTGCTGCAAAAGGGTATGAATGGTCCTTGCCCTTTTTGTCCGATTCCTAAGCTTCAATACAACGGCTGTGCTCCTGATAAGGGAGTGAAAGAATATGAGCATCAGAATACAATCACCGGCAACTGGTACTGGGTCAAAGATTCTGTCATCCGCTGGGTAGACGGTACTTTGGCTCATTTTGAAGTAGCGATCGATATTACCCTGAGGAAAAAGTATGAGGAGCAATTGCACTATTTTGCTTCGACGGATGTTCTGACCGGCGTATCTAACCGAGAATGGGGTGTCAAGATGCTGCATAAGACGCACGGTGCGATTCAGTTGACGAAACCTGCTGCGTCTTTATGCTTTATTGATATGGATGGTTTAAAGCCTATAAATGACATTTACGGGCATGCTGTGGGTGATGAGGCAATTAACACGGTTGCCCGTGCCATTTCCAGGCGCATCCGCAAAGAGGATATGGTTTGCCGGTGGGGTGGGGATGAATTTCTTGTTCTGCTTGCATGCGATGTTATGAATGCTGATGCAGTAATTCGTGAGATACAGGAAGACTTAAAAGCAAAGTCCGGGAACGATACCGGCCACTCATTATCCTTTAGTTATGGAATCGTCGATTTTACCATGTTTGATAGTGTGGAGGCTGCAGTCGCCGCCGCTGACAGTTCTATGTACAATAATAAAAACTCCAAATATTCGCGGATTAGAGACGGCCGATAA
- a CDS encoding ABC transporter ATP-binding protein, whose product MAEKYSQQQPKIPTMSQRPGGGRNRFAPTAKPKNAKGTLLRIVKIYMRWGKTIFAAILLTILSSLISVAIPYCVGKTFNTFDITNRSVDTAKLVSLLILILSFYLINWLLNLINGIMMLRISQKLVFTLRTEFFGKMQKLPLEFYDTRSHGDTMSRITNDVDNISSTIAQTTTQLISSILTLVGSLAVMIHLNLPLTFMVLLCVPLVSLLTKTIATKSRDYFLTQQRSLGALNGVIEENILGLKMVKAFDRQEDAIQQFKEINERLCESSSKAQVWSGYMMPLMNVINNFVFAVVAILGGILSVSYGLKVGTVVSFLSYSKQFAHPLNSVAGMFNTIQSALAGAERVFEILDYEEETEDHMDAVEIQHPAGEVSFHNVCFSYDKTKPILKNVSFHVYPGKVIALVGETGAGKTTIVNLLTRFYDADSGEIMIDKVPVTHIKRNSLRRCFSVVLQDTSLFSGTIMDNIRYSKNDATEEEVIQAAKIAHAHDFIDKLPKGYATKVSAATDNLSQGQRQLISIARAVLCDSPILILDEATSSVDTKTEKEIQKALVSLMQNRTSFLIAHRLSTIRDADHIMVIGDGQILENGNHQSLMNEQGRYYEMVMSQMGKTL is encoded by the coding sequence ATGGCAGAAAAATACAGTCAGCAACAGCCCAAAATACCGACGATGAGTCAGCGTCCGGGAGGCGGAAGAAATCGTTTTGCCCCGACTGCAAAACCCAAGAATGCAAAAGGAACTCTGCTTCGGATTGTTAAAATCTATATGCGGTGGGGGAAGACCATATTTGCGGCAATCCTGCTGACCATCCTCTCTTCCTTGATATCAGTAGCGATTCCATATTGTGTGGGTAAGACCTTCAATACCTTTGATATTACGAATAGGAGTGTGGACACCGCCAAGCTGGTTTCGCTGCTTATCCTCATATTAAGTTTCTATCTGATCAACTGGCTGCTTAATTTAATTAATGGAATCATGATGCTGCGGATCTCCCAGAAGCTGGTTTTTACGCTTCGTACTGAATTTTTTGGGAAAATGCAGAAGCTTCCCCTTGAATTTTATGATACTCGGTCTCATGGGGATACCATGAGCAGAATTACAAATGATGTGGATAATATCAGTTCTACCATAGCACAGACAACGACACAGCTGATCTCCAGCATCTTAACCCTAGTGGGTTCTCTGGCTGTCATGATCCATTTGAACCTGCCGCTTACCTTTATGGTTTTGCTGTGCGTGCCGCTGGTTTCTTTATTAACAAAAACGATTGCCACCAAAAGCCGTGATTACTTTTTAACACAGCAGAGAAGTCTTGGAGCACTAAACGGTGTCATCGAAGAGAATATTCTTGGTTTAAAAATGGTGAAAGCCTTTGACAGACAGGAAGATGCCATTCAGCAGTTTAAAGAGATCAATGAGCGATTATGTGAAAGCAGCAGTAAAGCCCAGGTCTGGTCAGGTTATATGATGCCGTTAATGAATGTCATCAATAATTTTGTATTTGCTGTTGTTGCGATCTTAGGTGGTATCTTATCAGTTAGCTATGGCCTGAAAGTAGGTACGGTAGTGAGCTTTTTAAGTTATTCAAAGCAGTTTGCACACCCTCTGAATTCGGTGGCAGGAATGTTTAATACAATACAATCAGCACTGGCCGGAGCCGAGCGGGTTTTCGAAATATTGGATTATGAGGAGGAAACCGAAGATCATATGGATGCGGTAGAGATCCAACATCCAGCCGGAGAAGTTTCCTTTCATAATGTGTGCTTTTCTTATGATAAAACAAAGCCGATTCTAAAAAACGTAAGTTTTCACGTATATCCAGGGAAGGTCATTGCATTAGTCGGAGAAACCGGTGCTGGTAAAACGACGATTGTAAATCTGTTAACAAGATTTTATGATGCGGACAGCGGTGAAATCATGATTGACAAGGTACCGGTCACCCATATCAAGCGGAACAGTTTAAGAAGATGCTTTTCCGTTGTGCTTCAGGATACCAGTCTCTTCAGTGGAACGATCATGGACAATATCCGTTACTCTAAGAATGATGCCACGGAGGAAGAAGTGATCCAAGCGGCGAAAATCGCCCATGCCCACGATTTTATTGATAAACTTCCAAAAGGTTATGCGACGAAAGTCTCTGCAGCTACCGATAATTTAAGCCAGGGACAGAGACAGCTGATATCCATTGCAAGAGCAGTTCTTTGTGACAGCCCTATTTTGATCCTTGATGAAGCAACAAGCAGTGTTGATACCAAGACAGAGAAAGAGATACAAAAGGCTTTGGTCAGTCTCATGCAGAACCGGACCAGCTTTTTGATAGCCCATCGTCTTTCAACAATCCGCGATGCGGACCACATCATGGTAATTGGGGACGGGCAGATCCTGGAAAATGGAAATCACCAAAGCCTGATGAACGAGCAAGGCCGGTATTATGAAATGGTTATGAGTCAGATGGGGAAGACACTATAA
- a CDS encoding ABC transporter ATP-binding protein has product MKLYSKYFRRYKKPFFIAVLCVTLEAVCDLLGPTLMSHIVNSGIEKGSLKKVYYWGMLMLIVTLIGACFAVARNILASHVSQRMGADLREDLFEKIMSFSEVSADKVESGSLITRMTNDTSQIIQFVNGMMRIFLKAPVVCIGSMVLASLLNIRLSLIIYGVVAVVTILIYFSMKLSYPRFYQLQKAMDQINSKVQEYLIGVRLVKAFGTFGKEKDKFEEANRNLMQKGISSQMVITVISPLLTLAVGIGTSVVIYIGSRLFTMDLANTGDITAFTIYMAQILSSLIMITNVFTMFVRTKASTARIGEVFDCEEDCFRSYENRKLSGKITFENVTFAYPNGSGVPAIKDLSFSVNSGESLAIIGSTGSGKSTITWLLLRFYDADSGKIILDDYEIKMLGADEVRSNVAVVPQKPMLFSGSVADNLRWGDKHAATDELRQAADKAQADFIMQMPDGYDSILGSGGVNLSGGQKQRLSIARGILKKASILILDDATSALDAVTEAKVREGLKDKEFKQTVIMITQRCGTAMSADKILVMENGRKVGFGAHEELMESCEIYQDIYHTQIESGREA; this is encoded by the coding sequence ATGAAACTTTATAGCAAATATTTCAGAAGATATAAAAAGCCGTTTTTCATAGCCGTTTTGTGCGTGACACTGGAAGCGGTCTGTGATTTGCTTGGACCTACGCTGATGTCACATATCGTAAACAGCGGAATTGAAAAAGGCTCTCTGAAAAAGGTTTATTACTGGGGCATGCTGATGCTCATTGTAACTTTGATAGGCGCATGCTTTGCCGTTGCGCGAAATATTTTGGCGAGCCACGTTTCTCAAAGAATGGGAGCGGATTTACGGGAAGACTTATTTGAGAAAATCATGTCTTTTTCCGAAGTAAGTGCGGATAAGGTTGAAAGCGGTTCGCTCATAACCAGGATGACGAATGATACTTCTCAAATCATACAATTTGTAAATGGAATGATGCGTATCTTCCTTAAGGCACCTGTTGTCTGTATCGGCAGCATGGTGCTGGCAAGCCTGCTCAATATCCGGCTCAGTCTCATCATATATGGGGTTGTAGCTGTCGTTACCATATTAATTTATTTTAGCATGAAACTCAGCTATCCAAGATTCTACCAGCTGCAAAAGGCTATGGATCAGATTAATTCTAAGGTACAGGAATATTTGATCGGTGTGCGGCTCGTCAAAGCGTTTGGTACTTTTGGAAAGGAAAAAGATAAATTTGAAGAGGCCAACCGGAATTTGATGCAGAAGGGTATCTCCTCTCAAATGGTCATTACAGTTATCTCACCTCTTTTAACATTGGCTGTGGGAATCGGAACGTCTGTTGTGATTTATATCGGCAGCAGACTATTTACAATGGACCTTGCTAATACAGGAGATATTACGGCTTTTACAATCTATATGGCACAGATACTTTCCTCTCTGATTATGATAACGAATGTATTTACCATGTTCGTCCGTACCAAAGCTTCTACAGCCCGGATCGGTGAAGTATTTGACTGTGAAGAAGATTGTTTCAGGAGTTATGAAAATAGAAAGCTGAGTGGGAAGATCACCTTTGAAAATGTTACCTTTGCCTATCCAAACGGCAGCGGGGTTCCGGCAATCAAAGATCTTTCCTTCTCCGTAAACAGCGGGGAAAGCCTTGCGATTATCGGCTCCACCGGGAGCGGAAAATCAACAATTACCTGGCTTCTGCTTCGTTTTTATGATGCGGACAGCGGAAAAATAATTCTGGATGATTACGAGATTAAAATGCTGGGTGCTGATGAAGTCCGGAGTAATGTAGCGGTGGTTCCGCAGAAACCAATGCTGTTTTCGGGATCAGTAGCGGATAATCTCAGATGGGGGGATAAACACGCCGCCACTGATGAGTTACGGCAGGCAGCTGATAAAGCACAGGCTGACTTTATCATGCAGATGCCTGATGGCTATGACAGTATTCTAGGAAGCGGCGGAGTTAATTTATCTGGGGGGCAGAAACAGCGTCTTTCCATTGCCAGGGGGATCCTGAAAAAAGCTTCTATACTGATTTTAGATGACGCGACCAGTGCGCTTGATGCCGTTACCGAGGCAAAGGTACGGGAAGGTCTTAAAGATAAAGAGTTTAAACAGACTGTGATTATGATTACACAGCGCTGCGGAACTGCCATGTCCGCAGATAAAATTCTGGTTATGGAGAATGGACGGAAGGTGGGATTTGGTGCCCATGAAGAATTAATGGAGTCCTGTGAAATCTACCAGGATATCTATCACACACAGATTGAAAGCGGTAGGGAGGCATAA
- a CDS encoding helix-turn-helix transcriptional regulator yields MDSPINRYDKYIYSKDRIVLTQQELNLPGIRLFAMHNIHNTIFPLIPHYHENAFEFTFISKGSISFHMQESECEVSGGNIFISFPGEVHGTREIPISLNEQYRLQVDISDPKNLLFLNEETAKQLIQDLKSIKRHIISTDIKETRPLLDKAFELALSEGSHLLIAGYLIIFFQLMIAASKEDRYYLTHDIEAAVRFVDDHVTEELSLHTLAGICNLSVSQFKQKFKRIVGISPRNYINKKKINFSKMLLLKDIPVTEVAMQLNFNTSSYFSTVFKKYTTMTPSEYIQAELGDKETE; encoded by the coding sequence ATGGATTCACCGATCAACCGGTATGATAAATATATCTATTCAAAAGACCGTATCGTACTAACGCAGCAGGAACTGAACCTGCCGGGTATACGACTGTTTGCCATGCACAATATCCACAATACGATCTTTCCTCTTATCCCCCATTATCATGAGAATGCATTTGAATTTACCTTTATATCCAAGGGAAGCATTTCCTTTCATATGCAGGAATCTGAATGTGAAGTATCCGGTGGAAATATCTTTATTTCTTTTCCTGGTGAAGTCCACGGCACAAGAGAAATTCCCATTTCCCTGAATGAGCAGTACCGGCTCCAGGTCGATATCAGCGATCCGAAGAACCTGTTATTTTTAAATGAGGAAACTGCAAAACAACTGATCCAAGATTTAAAAAGTATAAAGAGACATATCATATCCACGGATATCAAGGAAACCCGTCCCCTGCTTGATAAAGCCTTTGAGCTGGCCCTGTCCGAAGGAAGCCACTTACTGATTGCCGGATATCTGATTATATTCTTCCAGTTAATGATCGCGGCCTCCAAAGAGGACAGATATTATCTGACTCATGATATCGAAGCAGCAGTCCGGTTTGTGGATGATCACGTCACGGAAGAATTATCATTGCATACCCTGGCTGGAATCTGTAATCTGTCCGTTTCACAGTTTAAACAGAAATTCAAGCGGATCGTAGGCATCTCTCCGCGGAATTATATCAATAAGAAAAAAATTAACTTTTCAAAAATGCTGCTTCTCAAGGATATCCCTGTAACAGAGGTGGCTATGCAGTTGAATTTTAATACCAGCAGCTATTTCTCTACTGTTTTTAAAAAATATACAACAATGACTCCCAGCGAATACATACAAGCAGAACTTGGTGATAAGGAAACTGAATAG
- a CDS encoding sensor histidine kinase, with the protein MQLLELVLMLIIYDIYFFSYFKNMFPVKRNHLLFYAAAVFINISITLPAYLFLDHRVAVFFIMGSIMLDIILLFRVNRVQIIFAGSVYMYSIYSSRGIICSIYSMVLHTSIQDVLQNDKYYNAVTALSVLLSILSITFVRKKIVPDNKARYAFTNNEQLGFTVVCLISQLFFLMFINDGRFYNEIKSTWYSALYFGASIISKLCMQFVFHHTAKVVELLEYELHTRKLQEQLSSQVRHYQSYRKFTESYRKFRHDYKNMMTSVKVLMNNNEYEKAARMLDDIHDTMQREVLIHKTYSDNILLDAILQDAANACGEKSIRFSAHALLPKDVRMSELDIVRIFSNTIDNAIEACSKISDEERFIEIAGAGTREWATIEIANSFNGELSLSGGHLTTTKVDKEIHGFGLHIIKEAVEGLGGLVIIDPDQEKRIFKIRICIPRSS; encoded by the coding sequence ATGCAGCTGCTTGAACTCGTTTTAATGCTTATTATTTATGATATTTATTTTTTTAGCTATTTCAAAAATATGTTTCCGGTCAAAAGAAACCATTTGCTTTTTTATGCGGCTGCAGTTTTCATCAATATCAGCATTACTTTACCGGCCTATCTGTTTCTGGATCATCGGGTCGCTGTCTTTTTTATAATGGGTTCGATTATGCTAGACATTATTCTGCTGTTTCGTGTAAACCGGGTACAGATTATTTTTGCCGGCAGCGTCTACATGTATTCTATCTATAGCAGCAGAGGAATTATCTGTTCGATCTATTCGATGGTTCTGCATACCAGCATCCAGGATGTCCTGCAGAATGATAAATATTATAATGCGGTAACAGCATTATCCGTATTACTATCTATACTGAGCATCACGTTTGTCCGTAAGAAAATCGTTCCGGATAACAAGGCAAGGTATGCGTTTACTAACAATGAGCAGCTTGGTTTTACCGTCGTCTGCCTGATCAGCCAATTGTTTTTTCTTATGTTTATTAACGATGGGCGCTTTTATAATGAAATCAAATCTACCTGGTATTCTGCTTTATATTTTGGAGCCAGCATTATAAGTAAACTATGTATGCAATTTGTTTTTCACCATACTGCCAAGGTGGTAGAATTACTTGAATACGAGCTGCATACACGCAAGCTGCAGGAGCAGCTGTCCAGTCAAGTGCGGCATTATCAATCGTACCGCAAGTTTACGGAAAGCTACCGCAAATTCCGCCATGATTATAAGAACATGATGACTTCCGTTAAAGTCTTAATGAACAACAATGAATATGAGAAAGCGGCACGTATGCTGGATGATATCCATGACACGATGCAAAGGGAGGTACTTATTCATAAAACTTATTCTGATAATATTCTGTTGGATGCTATCCTGCAGGACGCTGCCAATGCCTGCGGAGAAAAGAGCATCCGTTTTTCAGCACACGCACTTCTTCCTAAAGATGTACGGATGTCGGAGCTGGACATTGTCCGTATTTTTTCAAACACAATCGATAATGCCATAGAAGCCTGCAGTAAAATATCAGATGAAGAACGCTTTATTGAAATTGCAGGCGCCGGAACTCGGGAGTGGGCAACAATTGAGATAGCTAATTCTTTTAACGGCGAATTGTCCCTATCAGGAGGCCATCTGACAACTACAAAAGTAGATAAGGAGATTCACGGATTTGGACTGCATATCATAAAGGAAGCGGTTGAAGGCCTTGGAGGTCTGGTAATAATAGATCCGGATCAGGAAAAAAGAATATTTAAAATCAGGATCTGTATCCCCAGAAGCTCATAA